The genomic DNA TGGACAGCCGTCTACGCAACTGCATGAGCAAACTCAGTAAGTGCCATCGACAGCACTAATCACAGttgttaaaaattacatttttatcatgaGGAATTATCACACTTTTTACATGAACAGTACAAATAACCTGACAACCTGGTGATGTCTGATCATTTTGTCAATTGACATAAATTAAAGGGGCATATTCCAAAATGTTTAGGATTTTGATTGAATCTTAGAATTAAACAGGTTGTTAATGcaactttccctttaagactTATGTATGCAAATGAGCTCTGTTATGTTTGGCTAACCTCATATGTAATGAGTAACCATGCCCCTGCCCAGCTGAATAATAAATACTGCTATACACAGAAAAGGTGCTGATATATAAATGTGGACGGTCATATGTTAGAGTATGTTAGTGAACATTAGAGTATTTTACATACTGAACAtagatattattttatatcaaaGGAGAAAGGAACATGCTGTTTTCTATATGGCCTCCTAAAGGCAGAATGTGCATAAATTTTTTAGTCAGATTTATATTCCATATGGTTAAGTTTAGTCTAGTCTGTAAAATATTTCCAAAGtgattcttaatttaaaacaaaaacatatctaATTTAACCATTTAACCAAAAGTTAAGTAACAGATTTACCCCTGACTCCAGTTTCTCCTTATCTGATTATCTGTTATCTTGTCACTATCTTGAATTTTTCAGTCAGACTTTACAATAAggatatatttgttaacattagtaaatgcattaggtatcatgaaataaagatgaacaaaataatgtacagcattcattaatcttggtaaaatgttaatttatgacaattcaattgttcattgttagttcatgttagtataTATAGCAACTAACTTTAATGTATActacttttaattttacatttaacattaaccaagattaacaagTGTTGTAAATGaattgttcatagttagttcagGTTATATAACGTTAACAAATGcagcttattgtaaagtgttacagattaTTCTTTGTACACATCaagcaaaacaattaaataacaaTGTATTTAACCTTCATCAAATAGCACCTGTTATTCTTAAGATGTGCTAAAAACCATACAGTATTAATAAGCTGGTTAGGCAAATTCAACAGatgttacaatacatttttaatatatctAATAATTGCATCCTGTTGTGGGGGTTGGATGCACTAAGCTAGTACATCATTAAGAGTtctgttttttctatttttttcataTGCACAGAAGGCCACATTCTTAAGAAGTGATGAAACTGCTTTTAGGAATGTAATAGTTTAAAAAATGGAGGATGAAattcattgtttgtttattttcagcaTGTGGGAAATTAATGAAAATCACAGGCCCTGAGACAATAAAGACATCTGGGACTCGGTTTGGCGCATGGATGACCGACCCACTAGCATCTTCGAGAAACAACAGGGTGAGTTGAGTAGGGGTGGAACTGCTTGCGTTTTTCATCTGCCTGATGAATGCTCTGCCATATATCTGATTAATTTTCCTCCTTACCAGAATTAGTAACATCCTGTTTGCAACTCaagtgaaataatttattttgcagCTCATCAACATAGTAGGGAtcggcattttggtcattttgtctactcgagttcTGGAAATGATTACTCGAGTACTTTTCGAGatgtctttggctgctgcattgcatttcattgttgtttcagtgtctcgaatattctttattataggtTGTTATAACATAGTCTgctacaaaagtaaaaaaaaaaatggaaattcgCCTGGAGAGTGTGTGCTTCTCCCGAGTGTTAAGCACTGTCTCTGCCCTGAACAGAATGTCACGGTTCGCTGTGTTGGTGTGATAATTAAGACCACAAGGCATCGGAGAAAATCATGACATAATCAATCTTACAATTCAAAATAAGGCCCCTCTTTGACAAGTTTGTGTATAGTTATCACTAAATTTCTAATTTTGTGTAAAGTCTTGTCATGATTGATCATTATTGATCATTATTTTCAAGATCAATCATTGAATCACTTCCAAGTACTCGAGTGACTATCGCTACTACATACTTTAATCTATATTTGTCATTTTGCTTCAGGTTTGGTATATGGACACGTACACCAACAGCAAGGTGGTACGAGAGTACAAAAACATAGCAGACTTTGTATCTGGCTTGGAATCGCGAACCTATTACCTTCCCTTTAAATGGGCTGGAACCAACCATGTGGTGTACAACGGCTCCTTATACTACAATAAGGAACAGAGCAACATCATCGTCAAATACAGCTTTGAAAGCGGACGGGTTCTTGCCCAGCGTGCCCTGGAATATGCTGGCTTCCACAACGTCTACCCCTACACTTGGGGGGGCTTCTCAGACATTGACTTAATGGCTGATGAGCTGGGTTTGTGGGCCGTTTATGCTACCAATCAAAACGCTGGAAACGTTGTCATTTCTCAGTTAGAACCTCAGACACTGGAAGTTCTCCAGACGTGGAACACGGAATACTCAAAAAGAAACGCAGGTGAGTCATTCATGATCTGTGGAACGCTCTACATCACCAATTCCCACCTGACCGGAGCAAAGGTGTATTATTCCTACAACACAAAGACCTCCACTTACGAGTACATAGACATCCCATTCCACAACCAGTACTTTCACATCTCCATGCTTGATTACAACGCTCGAGAAAGAGCACTTTATGCCTGGAACAATGGGCACCAAGTCATATTCAATGTAACGCTTTTCCACGTCATCAAAACCGAAGATGAATAAAAATGGACTTTAAGGTTAAGCAAAGAAGAAAGTACAATGCAGTTTAACTTTATGCTGTTATTTTCTactcattcatgtttttttttgtttgttttttccaaaaGCAAATGAGACATATTACCTTTAACATAAATTTGCCACAGACTGCAGTTTGAAATGAGCATCTGTGACACACGCAGAATGACTTGGATGATGAATAACATTATAAACTGAATGATTTTGAAGTTCTTTTAATCATCTGCTCTAGAGTTGGGCGGTATGACAGAAATATGTCAACCAGTACAGATTCTGCTATACCATTTATATTGCAGTATAAACAGAGCGcaattttaaatgttcaaaaccAAGCAGAAAACTATAGCCAACTCTTCAAAGCTCTGACTGACGTTTCCAATGCAGACAGTTCCACACttgtacattttcatttgaaaatgcattcatttcgctatgtttacacctctcatccacactaaaacagcatttttttcttAAGCGAAAATGGAGACTTTTtaaaacgctctccattaccacatactttggaaaatgatgcagACAGAGTTTTCATacttaaatggattagtgtggacgtggccataGTGTAATTGTTGGTTGTTTACGGCTGCCAAAACTTGGTTCAATGTTATAAAATTAAACTGATGTGCCACTGTGCAAATGTCGCCTATTATACAACAGCTTCAAGCATGGTTCAGCTCATGAAGCTGTTTTTGAACGATGCCagactttttttattaatttgtccaATTTGCACAAGGTTATATATTGGTTTGCGGATATCATAATTAAGTTATTGAGATTTCCATCACTAAGATTATCAAACAGGACACAATACTACAtatgtaatatttgaaaaactttggGGTTGCATTTCCAGCAAAAAAGAATattttgtgatatactgtatatacatactcTTACCATGACATGAAGTTCCTCATAcaatgatataagattttggtcataccgcCCACCTCTAATCTGCTCACAATTTAGCTGCTCGGAAAATCTGGCCTTACTTGCAATATTTCGCTACAAGAGCCACAGACGGATTGCTCTACTGCATgaattttttgtcatttgttattTGTTATGTGGTCTTTGTATATCAAAATTGAAAATCCTATTTTCTAATATTCCTTAGTTGTGTGGTGACTTTAATTTTGCAGACATGCCTGGTAAACTTCTGTtgtgtcaaatttatttgtacaaACTGTAGAGATCTGAATATGAACCTATGTAAACGACTGTAACATTCATTGTCACTGTGAGaggaaatattttatattaaatctagaacaaaacaataaatcaacTCGAATGAAGCCGTGATTCTAcatccataaatgtaaacaacAGACAAAGCGGTAGAACAGAAAAGGGCTGCATGTGACACGGGGCAATTTGAGCAGGATTCGGCCCGAAATTACAGAGGATATAATGAGGTAATTTGCTGATGATTGTGACCCGTCTGCAGTCGCATTCACATTCATTTACGAGGAACCTTTCTCACTTCATGACTTTGAATGCTGTCCATTGGCATTTTCAATCAAGATCAAGGGCATAGGAGCTAGGGGGATGATTCGAAGTCCTCTCAGCAATTTCCTCTCCCTTCATGTCGGTGTCAAGCCTCCCTGACTGCTGGGGCACTGGGAATTTAAACGCACTTGTACCACCATCAATTTAGCGCTGGGAATACATCACCCACAGGGATTTAGTTCACTGCTGTTTCCTCCTATCAGTGTTAGtgcattttaaatgaatatttgtaATACTGATATCCTGCTTCCAGAAAGTGTCAAATTGCATTGCTTTTTAGTTTCAAGTATTGCTTTCTGGgagatttgttatttatttattattaatttttgagTAATTACAAAGttcatttaaagtcattttaacgggatagttcactcaaatattaaaattatgtaatttactcaccctcatgttgttccaaacaacaataatataatataaaactattttttttagtttttttgtggaacacaaaaggagatgtttggcagaatgttagaaaaatgtgatgaaagatgcaattaaagtgaatggtcacTGAGG from Xyrauchen texanus isolate HMW12.3.18 chromosome 41, RBS_HiC_50CHRs, whole genome shotgun sequence includes the following:
- the LOC127634563 gene encoding noelin-3-like isoform X1, with product MIVLFGALNPLLFLIVFGLYPSSTIGPKEGWQVYSSAQDADGRCICTVVAPEQNLCSRDAKSRQLRQLLEKVQNMSQSIEVLNLRTQRDFQYVMKMENQMKGLRTKFRQIEEDRKTIMVRNFKELKDRMDELQPLIPVLEQYKTDSKLISQFKEEIRNLSAVLTGIQEELGAYDYEQLYQRVLSLDSRLRNCMSKLTCGKLMKITGPETIKTSGTRFGAWMTDPLASSRNNRVWYMDTYTNSKVVREYKNIADFVSGLESRTYYLPFKWAGTNHVVYNGSLYYNKEQSNIIVKYSFESGRVLAQRALEYAGFHNVYPYTWGGFSDIDLMADELGLWAVYATNQNAGNVVISQLEPQTLEVLQTWNTEYSKRNAGESFMICGTLYITNSHLTGAKVYYSYNTKTSTYEYIDIPFHNQYFHISMLDYNARERALYAWNNGHQVIFNVTLFHVIKTEDE
- the LOC127634563 gene encoding noelin-3-like isoform X2, whose translation is MIVLFGALNPLLFLIVFGLYPSSTIGPKEGWQVYSSAQDADGRCICTVVAPEQNLCSRDAKSRQLRQLLEKVQNMSQSIEVLNLRTQRDFQYVMKMENQMKGLRTKFRQIEEDRKTIMVRNFKLKDRMDELQPLIPVLEQYKTDSKLISQFKEEIRNLSAVLTGIQEELGAYDYEQLYQRVLSLDSRLRNCMSKLTCGKLMKITGPETIKTSGTRFGAWMTDPLASSRNNRVWYMDTYTNSKVVREYKNIADFVSGLESRTYYLPFKWAGTNHVVYNGSLYYNKEQSNIIVKYSFESGRVLAQRALEYAGFHNVYPYTWGGFSDIDLMADELGLWAVYATNQNAGNVVISQLEPQTLEVLQTWNTEYSKRNAGESFMICGTLYITNSHLTGAKVYYSYNTKTSTYEYIDIPFHNQYFHISMLDYNARERALYAWNNGHQVIFNVTLFHVIKTEDE